In one Parageobacillus genomosp. 1 genomic region, the following are encoded:
- the racE gene encoding glutamate racemase: MERPIGVIDSGVGGLTVAKEIMRQLPKERIIYLGDTARCPYGPRPEEEIRQFTWEMTNYLLQYNIKMLVIACNTATAVVLDEIREQLDIPVLGVVHPGARAALKMTKNGHIGVIGTVGTVKSGAYEKALKSINHRVHVESLACPKFVPLVESGNFEGEEARKIVAESLEPFRSSDIDVLILGCTHYPLLSPLIKEYMGKRVKLICSGVETAREVSAILHHSHLLYTGQREEKHLFFTTGPKELFQKIASKWFGKPVECVQTIEL; the protein is encoded by the coding sequence TTGGAAAGACCAATCGGTGTTATTGATTCAGGAGTCGGCGGATTAACGGTTGCAAAAGAAATTATGCGACAATTACCAAAAGAACGGATTATTTATCTTGGAGATACGGCGCGTTGTCCATATGGACCGCGTCCGGAGGAAGAAATTCGTCAATTCACATGGGAAATGACGAATTATTTATTGCAGTATAATATTAAAATGTTGGTGATTGCTTGTAATACGGCAACGGCAGTCGTATTAGACGAAATTCGGGAACAGCTTGATATTCCGGTATTAGGCGTAGTCCATCCCGGGGCGCGTGCGGCGTTAAAAATGACGAAAAACGGACATATCGGTGTGATCGGTACGGTTGGTACGGTAAAAAGCGGTGCGTATGAAAAGGCGCTAAAGTCCATTAACCATCGAGTTCATGTCGAAAGTTTAGCATGTCCAAAGTTTGTTCCGCTTGTAGAGAGTGGAAATTTCGAAGGAGAAGAAGCAAGAAAAATAGTTGCTGAATCACTTGAGCCGTTTAGATCAAGCGATATTGATGTCCTTATTTTAGGATGCACCCATTATCCTTTGTTAAGCCCGTTGATCAAAGAATATATGGGAAAACGCGTCAAGCTGATTTGCTCCGGGGTTGAAACAGCACGCGAAGTGAGCGCGATTTTGCACCACAGCCATCTGCTTTATACAGGGCAGCGTGAGGAGAAACATTTATTTTTCACAACCGGGCCGAAGGAGCTGTTCCAAAAAATTGCATCGAAATGGTTTGGAAAACCAGTCGAATGCGTACAAACGATTGAATTATAA